One stretch of Arachis duranensis cultivar V14167 chromosome 1, aradu.V14167.gnm2.J7QH, whole genome shotgun sequence DNA includes these proteins:
- the LOC107468034 gene encoding geranylgeranyl diphosphate reductase, chloroplastic yields the protein MNSMALKSFVGLRQSSLETTPFTVHQKPATINLPQKLKVIAGKTSPKLQGRNLRVAIIGGGPAGGSAAETLAKGGIETFLIERKMDNCKPCGGAIPLCMVGEFDLPSDIIDRRVTKMKMISPSNVAVDIGRTLKPHEYIGMVRREVLDAYLRDRAKENGATIINGLFLKMDMPKDKNSPYLLHYSGYDGKTGGIGEKRTLEVDAVIGADGANSRVAKAIDAGDYEYAIAFQERIKIPDDKMVYYENLAEMYVGDDVSPDFYGWVFPKCDHVAVGTGTVTHKSDIKKFQLATRKRAEDKITGGKIIRVEAHPIPEHPRPRRLSGRVALVGDAAGYVTKCSGEGIYFAAKSGRMCAEAIVEGSENGKRMVDEGDLRKYLEKWDKTYWPTYKVLDVLQKVFYRSNPAREAFVEMCADEYVQKMTFDSYLYKTVVPGNPLEDIKLAINTIGSLVRANAIRKEMDKLNV from the exons ATGAACTCCATGGCTCTAAAATCTTTCGTTGGACTCCGACAATCCTCCTTGGAAACCACCCCTTTCACCGTCCACCAGAAGCCCGCCACCATCAACCTCCCCCAGAAGCTCAAGGTCATTGCTGGAAAAACCAGTCCCAAGCTCCAAGGCCGGAACCTCCGCGTCGCAATCATCGGCGGAGGCCCTGCCGGGGGCTCTGCCGCGGAGACCCTAGCAAAGGGAGGCATCGAAACGTTCCTAATAGAACGGAAAATGGATAACTGCAAGCCGTGCGGGGGCGCCATTCCGCTGTGCATGGTGGGGGAGTTCGACCTGCCATCAGACATCATCGACCGGCGCGTGACGAAGATGAAGATGATATCGCCGTCAAATGTCGCAGTGGACATTGGAAGGACCTTGAAGCCGCACGAGTACATTGGAATGGTGAGGCGTGAGGTTTTGGACGCGTACCTCAGAGATAGGGCAAAAGAGAACGGTGCCACCATTATCAACGGATTGTTCTTGAAGATGGATATGCCTAAAGATAAGAACTCACCTTATTTGCTGCATTATTCTGGGTATGATGGTAAAACCGGTGGGATTGGTGAGAAGAGAACACTGGAGGTCGATGCTGTCATTGGTGCCGATGGGGCTAATTCTAGAGTTGCTAAGGCCATTGATGCTGGTGACTATGAATATGCCATTGCATTTCAG GAGAGGATAAAGATCCCGGATGATAAAATGGTGTATTATGAAAATCTTGCGGAGATGTACGTCGGGGATGATGTATCCCCAGATTTCTACGGTTGGGTGTTTCCAAAATGCGACCATGTTGCAGTTGGGACAGGTACAGTGACACACAAATCAGACATCAAGAAATTCCAGCTGGCAACACGAAAAAGAGCAGAGGACAAGATCACTGGAGGCAAGATCATCCGAGTGGAGGCGCATCCCATCCCCGAACACCCCCGCCCCCGAAGATTATCGGGGAGGGTGGCCCTTGTGGGGGATGCAGCCGGCTATGTGACAAAATGCTCCGGGGAAGGGATCTATTTCGCGGCGAAGAGTGGGAGAATGTGCGCGGAGGCCATTGTGGAAGGATCGGAGAATGGAAAGAGGATGGTGGATGAAGGGGATTTGAGGAAGTACTTGGAGAAGTGGGACAAGACATATTGGCCGACGTATAAGGTGTTGGATGTGCTTCAGAAGGTGTTTTATAGGTCGAATCCGGCCAGGGAGGCGTTTGTGGAGATGTGTGCTGATGAATATGTTCAGAAGATGACATTTGATAGCTATTTGTATAAGACAGTAGTGCCTGGGAATCCATTGGAGGATATCAAGTTGGCCATTAACACCATTGGGAGCTTGGTCAGAGCCAATGCTATCAGGAAGGAAATGGACAAACTCAATGTATGA